The following is a genomic window from Moorella sp. Hama-1.
GGCGGTTGCCAGGGTAGTTACCAGAGGATCGACGTAGATATACTCTTCCCGGAGCCCGTACTTGCCCGCCTCTTCTATGAGGCGTGAGGCAATGTCCACCCTTGTTTCAACGTCCTTGGGGATGCCCCTTTCGTCGATGGTTAGCGATACCACCCCAAACCTGTACTCAGCCGCCAGGGGAAAAACTTTGCCTGGCTTGCCGGGCTCGGCGGTCACCGAGTTCAGAAGGCCACCCGGTCGCCTGACCTGAGGCAGAACCGCGGCCAGAGTCTCGGGCCGGGGACTGTCCAGGCACAAAGGCGTGTCTACCACCTCCTGGACTACCTCTACCAGCCACTTCAGGTCTTCTTCCTCTCGCCCGGGAGCAGTACCCGCGTTCACATCCAGGTAATCCGCCCCAGCCTCGGCCTGACGTCTGGCCAATTCAGCAATGAAAGCGGCATCCCGCTCAAGAATAGCGGCCTGCACGGCCTTAAGGGTGCCATTTATTTTTTCCCCTACGATGATCACTTTGTCCCCTCTCCCTCGACTTAAAGTTATCCAAGCGCCTCAAATATCGCCGACCCCGGCTGGCCGCTCCGGTAGCCCGCTCTCGCGGGACCCGACATATTTATTACCCCTGCAACCGCC
Proteins encoded in this region:
- a CDS encoding methyltetrahydrofolate cobalamin methyltransferase, with translation MIIVGEKINGTLKAVQAAILERDAAFIAELARRQAEAGADYLDVNAGTAPGREEEDLKWLVEVVQEVVDTPLCLDSPRPETLAAVLPQVRRPGGLLNSVTAEPGKPGKVFPLAAEYRFGVVSLTIDERGIPKDVETRVDIASRLIEEAGKYGLREEYIYVDPLVTTLATASTSGKMFVEAVREIKGRFPEVHVISGLSNVSFGLPLRRTLNRTFLVLAREAGMDAAIVDPLDDELMVTIQATELLLGEDPYCRRYLQYCRSRKARV